A part of Aegilops tauschii subsp. strangulata cultivar AL8/78 chromosome 2, Aet v6.0, whole genome shotgun sequence genomic DNA contains:
- the LOC109760175 gene encoding protein FAR1-RELATED SEQUENCE 5-like gives MADDELTDMMYDMEFGELMKDWIEDWSDDENSDRGDRSENGNVLEDLNENNEHDDGEENNSEISNEDYISQLISECHNAYDYYGESDAETGLVVESVAASDSGESQSSVIMSEVTEVEGKKNVQDTASADDKRDMFMQIIQMTFTSREAAYDFYNSYARDNGFSIRKNRVRQGKRDSRLLTEEGHNRRLRPETRCHCEAHLTVKLDQKHGVWYVDSFEDKHSHILAGPDKVPFLWSHRKIKEYQRAEILSMGAAGIRIHDMMDTFISKHVWYGGVGFTRREIYNLCAREKRKLLSKGDAATVIGIMVSRKQRDPSFFFEYKLDKEGHMNRMFWCDSQSRHDYEDFGDVLVFDSTYKMNRYGMPFIPFVGLNNHRKTTVFACAIVSDETEETYVWLLETFLRSMCQKMPMSVITDADAAMIKEFRTLLYYSTSTATFEERWHAFSKRWQSEKTVRWLRRMYKKRRLWAAAYLTEGFWLGMKSNQRSESLNSCLHLHLDGEMTLVDMILHYENAVVRIRENEARDDCTASQSLPVPVTSSRELEIAASHVFTPANFYMLQADLRKIGGMEIVEIKLGDGSQQYIVAWKNNRQSRFWVEYTPVNSAETIRCSCRRMIRKGLPCKHIFHVLKYLNISEIPKCLVLVRFTKDARLGLPARCTSDLLGFGWTGAAERMKYSQVSVLASEAMHAACKHPTLWDQLQESLKTVIAKSHEYDQLKENLSKKTADLSTCAIEYVDDGEGNIVEVHDPIKVSTKGATKVDENRPMSKNGRPLSYDEIRIAHANC, from the exons ATGGCGGACGATGAGTTAACTGATATGATGTATGACATGGAGTTTGGAGAACTGATGAAAGACTGGATAGAAGATTGGTCAGATGATGAAAATTCAGATCGTGGAGATAGGTCAGAGAATGGGAACGTATTGGAAGATCTTAAT GAAAACAATGAGCATGATGATGGTGAGGAAAACAACTCGGAGATCTCGAATGAAGATTACATTAGTCAG CTCATTTCCGAATGTCATAATGCGTACGACTATTACGGTGAATCCGACGCGGAGACAGGCCTTGTTGTCGAATCAGTAGCTGCATCTGATTCTGGGGAGTCGCAATCGTCGGTCATCATGAGTGAG GTGACAGAAGTTGAGGGGAAAAAGAATGTCCAAGATACTGCTAGTGCAGATGATAAGAGGGATATGTTCATGCAGATAATACAAATGACTTTTACGTCTCGCGAGGCTGCGTATGATTTCTACAACAGCTATGCTAGAGATAATGGTTTCAGCATTAGAAAGAATAGGGTCAG ACAAGGAAAACGTGACAGCAGGTTGCTAACCGAGGAAGGACACAACCGTAGGCTCAGACCCGAGACACGCTGCCACTGCGAAGCGCACCTGACCGTGAAGCTTGACCAAAAGCATGGGGTTTGGTATGTTGATAGTTTTGAGGACAAGCATAGCCATATCTTGGCAGGACCGGACAAGGTACCTTTTCTTTGGTCCCACAGAAAAATCAAAGAGTACCAGAGAGCTGAGATACTGTCCATGGGAGCTGCAGGGATTAGAATTCACGACATGATGGATACCTTCATCAGCAAACATGTATGGTATGGCGGTGTTGGTTTTACCAGGCGTGAAATATACAACCTTTGCGCCAGGGAGAAGAGGAAGCTGCTTTCAAAAGGTGATGCTGCCACAGTCATAGGCATCATGGTCAGTAGGAAACAGAGGGATCCTAGCTTCTTTTTCGAGTACAAGCTAGACAAGGAAGGACATATGAATAGGATGTTCTGGTGTGACTCGCAGTCTCGTCATGACTATGAGGACTTCGGCGACGTGCTTGTATTTGACAGCACGTACAAGATGAACCGGTATGGTATGCCATTCATACCCTTTGTTGGTCTTAACAATCACCGGAAGACCACTGTTTTTGCTTGTGCCATAGTTTCGGACGAGACCGAAGAGACATATGTGTGGCTGCTGGAGACTTTTTTGAGGTCCATGTGTCAAAAGATGCCTATGAGTGTTATCACGGATGCCGACGCTGCGATGATCAAG GAGTTCCGAACTCTTCTGTACTACAGCACGTCCACGGCCACGTTTGAGGAGAGATGGCACGCGTTTTCCAAAAGATGGCAGTCGGAAAAAACAGTAAGATGGTTGAGACGGATGTATAAGAAGAGGAGACTGTGGGCCGCGGCTTATCTGACAGAGGGTTTTTGGCTTGGCATGAAAAGCAACCAGAGGAGTGAAAGTCTAAACTCATGCCTTCACCTCCACCTAGACGGTGAAATGACCCTGGTGGATATGATTTTGCACTATGAGAACGCCGTTGTACGTATCCGTGAGAATGAGGCACGAGATGATTGCACGGCCTCACAGAGTTTACCGGTGCCAGTTACTAGCTCGAGGGAACTTGAGATAGCTGCTTCTCACGTATTCACTCCAGCAAACTTCTATATGTTGCAAGCTGATCTTAGGAAAATTGGTGGCATGGAGATTGTAGAAATAAAGCTCGGAGACGGATCACAGCAGTACATCGTGGCCTGGAAGAATAACCGGCAGAGCCGTTTTTGGGTGGAGTACACTCCAGTAAATTCCGCAGAAACTATAAGGTGCAGCTGCAGAAGAATGATTCGAAAGGGTCTACCTTGCAAGCACATATTCCATGTACTGAAGTACTTGAATATATCTGAAATACCAAAGTGTTTAGTTCTTGTGCGGTTCACGAAAGACGCAAGGTTGGGACTGCCCGCCAGGTGCACAAGCGATCTGTTGGGATTTGGATGGACTGGAGCAGCTGAAAGAATGAAATATAGCCAGGTCAGTGTGTTGGCTTCAGAAGCTATGCATGCAGCATGCAAACACCCAACTTTGTGGGATCAGTTACAGGAGAGTTTGAAGACCGTGATAGCTAAGAGCCATGAGTATGATCAGCTAAAGGAAAATTTGAGTAAGAAAACGGCTGATCTTAGTACTTGTGCAATTGAATATGTAGATGATGGTGAAGGCAACATAGTTGAAGTTCATGATCCTATTAAAGTATCAACGAAAGGTGCAACTAAGGTAGATGAGAACCGCCCTATGTCGAAAAATGGTAGGCCACTTTCGTACGACGAGATCAGAATCGCGCATGCAAACTGCTAG